One Pantoea eucalypti genomic region harbors:
- the cmoM gene encoding tRNA uridine 5-oxyacetic acid(34) methyltransferase CmoM, whose protein sequence is MQDRNFDDLADKFSQNIYGTTKGKIRQAILWDELEKILPDLSSHPLSVLDAGGGIGQVSSGLAAQGHQVLLCDLSGEMLRRAEENAVSQGVSHNMQFRQISAQQVGEHLDKPVDLVLFHAVLEWVAEPETVLKALFDLLRPGGVMSLMFYNLHGLTLRTLTLGNFGYLRTNLTKRKKRTLSPDYPRDPEQVYRWLEACGFVIEQRAGIRVFSDYMKPPKGEPKSDDEIIEMERRYCRQEPFLSLGRYIHVTARKPGQKDEL, encoded by the coding sequence ATGCAGGATCGTAACTTTGACGATCTCGCGGATAAATTTTCGCAAAATATTTACGGCACCACTAAAGGGAAAATACGGCAGGCCATTCTTTGGGACGAGCTGGAGAAGATACTGCCCGATCTGTCGTCACACCCGCTGTCGGTGCTGGACGCGGGCGGCGGTATTGGCCAGGTCTCCAGCGGGCTTGCGGCACAGGGCCATCAGGTTCTGCTGTGCGATCTCTCTGGTGAGATGCTACGCCGGGCAGAGGAAAATGCGGTGTCGCAGGGTGTGAGCCATAACATGCAATTCAGACAAATTAGCGCTCAGCAGGTGGGCGAACATTTGGATAAGCCGGTGGATCTGGTATTGTTCCACGCTGTGCTTGAATGGGTCGCTGAACCGGAGACGGTGCTGAAAGCGCTGTTCGATCTGCTGCGTCCGGGAGGCGTCATGTCGCTGATGTTTTACAATCTGCACGGCCTGACACTGCGCACCTTAACGCTGGGTAATTTCGGCTATCTGCGCACCAATCTGACCAAACGCAAAAAGCGAACGCTGTCGCCTGATTATCCGCGCGACCCTGAACAGGTTTATCGCTGGCTGGAGGCGTGTGGTTTTGTGATTGAACAGCGTGCCGGGATCCGGGTATTCAGTGATTACATGAAGCCGCCGAAGGGCGAACCAAAAAGCGACGACGAAATTATTGAGATGGAGCGGCGTTACTGCCGTCAGGAACCCTTTTTGAGCTTAGGGCGTTACATCCACGTGACCGCGCGTAAACCCGGGCAGAAGGACGAATTATGA
- the elyC gene encoding envelope biogenesis factor ElyC, whose product MLFTLKKVIGGLLLPLPFLLLLMALGILLVWFTGWQKSGKTVISVSWLLLLLLSLQPLADRLLLPLDSRYPTWNGAEKVDYIVVLGGGYTFNPGWAPSSNLLNNSLPRVAEGVRQWRRNPQSTLIFTGAAGGTNPKSSAWVAAQVAESLGVPHEHIQILDQPRDTADEAQAVKTVAGNRPLMLVTSANHMPRAIRFFHAVGLKPIAAPANQLAITSPLNGWERAIPSSIWLSHSERAVYETLGTLLQRLKTEDGSAEPGK is encoded by the coding sequence ATGTTATTTACCCTGAAAAAAGTCATTGGCGGGCTGCTTTTACCCCTGCCGTTTCTGCTTTTGTTGATGGCGCTTGGTATTTTACTGGTTTGGTTTACTGGCTGGCAGAAAAGCGGCAAAACCGTGATCTCGGTCAGCTGGCTGCTCCTTCTGTTGCTGAGTCTGCAGCCGCTGGCGGATCGTCTGCTGCTGCCACTGGACAGCCGCTATCCGACCTGGAACGGCGCAGAGAAGGTGGACTATATTGTGGTACTGGGTGGAGGCTACACCTTTAATCCGGGATGGGCGCCCAGCTCGAACCTGTTGAATAACAGCCTGCCCCGCGTGGCAGAGGGTGTGCGCCAGTGGCGGCGTAATCCGCAGTCGACCCTGATTTTTACCGGTGCAGCGGGCGGCACCAATCCGAAGAGCAGCGCCTGGGTAGCGGCACAGGTGGCGGAAAGTCTGGGCGTTCCTCATGAACATATTCAGATCCTTGACCAGCCACGCGATACCGCAGACGAAGCGCAGGCAGTTAAAACTGTGGCAGGCAATCGCCCGCTAATGCTGGTGACCTCCGCGAATCATATGCCACGGGCAATACGCTTTTTCCACGCGGTCGGGTTGAAGCCCATTGCCGCGCCCGCCAATCAGCTTGCGATTACCTCACCGCTGAATGGCTGGGAACGGGCCATACCGTCATCGATCTGGCTAAGTCACAGCGAACGTGCCGTTTATGAAACGCTGGGCACGTTATTGCAACGGCTGAAAACCGAGGATGGCTCAGCCGAGCCAGGGAAGTAA
- a CDS encoding phosphotransferase — protein sequence MEQLKSELTLALGETISRLEMISEHPPTRLYALYNRDGLPMPVVAKYFRHQGRAAMEARKLALLGQAGLVAVPAVYGLVLSQQPPVHEMLLMARLNGVTAEAPARDAQRWQQFCEQVVEGLLAWHRLDSHGLVGTVDSTQQNRWPAWYAQRVEVLWATLSYLRPPTFTLDDRQVLFRCRARLAHLFRGFDDPCVMVHGNVRLQSMLKNSRSDQLIAMTQPGTILWAPREYDLIHLDASPAETALLHHYLQRAPVSEGFIWRRWVYQLWDCIDTLIQTGTFDRPRFDHARAQLLPWLG from the coding sequence ATGGAACAGCTTAAATCAGAACTCACGCTGGCGCTGGGTGAAACCATCAGCCGCCTCGAAATGATCAGTGAACATCCACCCACCCGGCTCTATGCGTTATACAATCGTGACGGCCTTCCTATGCCAGTGGTGGCGAAATATTTTCGTCACCAGGGCAGGGCGGCGATGGAAGCCAGAAAACTGGCGTTGCTGGGGCAGGCCGGGCTGGTCGCCGTACCCGCGGTCTATGGTCTGGTGCTGAGCCAGCAGCCGCCAGTGCATGAAATGCTTCTGATGGCGCGACTGAATGGTGTGACGGCGGAAGCACCGGCGCGGGATGCTCAGCGCTGGCAACAGTTCTGCGAACAGGTCGTCGAGGGACTGCTGGCCTGGCACCGGCTTGATAGCCACGGCCTGGTCGGCACAGTGGACAGCACGCAGCAGAACCGCTGGCCCGCCTGGTATGCACAGCGGGTTGAAGTGTTGTGGGCGACCCTGAGCTATCTGCGTCCACCCACCTTTACCCTGGACGATCGCCAGGTGCTGTTCCGCTGCCGCGCGCGACTGGCGCATCTGTTTCGCGGCTTCGATGATCCCTGCGTGATGGTTCATGGCAACGTGCGGCTGCAGAGCATGCTGAAAAACAGCCGCAGTGACCAGTTAATCGCGATGACTCAGCCCGGCACGATTCTCTGGGCACCGCGTGAATATGACCTGATCCATCTGGATGCATCGCCAGCCGAAACGGCGCTACTGCATCATTACCTGCAACGGGCGCCGGTCTCAGAGGGTTTTATCTGGCGTCGGTGGGTTTATCAGCTGTGGGACTGCATCGACACGCTTATCCAGACCGGCACCTTTGATCGGCCGCGCTTTGACCATGCTCGCGCACAGTTACTTCCCTGGCTCGGCTGA
- the kdsB gene encoding 3-deoxy-manno-octulosonate cytidylyltransferase, with amino-acid sequence MSFTAIIPARYASTRLPGKPLLDIHGKPMVVHVMERARESGASRVIVATDHPDVAKAVEAAGGEVCMTRADHQSGTERLAEVIEKYQFADDEIIVNVQGDEPMIPAEIVRQVATNLAGSAAGMATLAVPITDAEEAFNPNAVKVVMDVNGYALYFSRATIPWDRERYAASREQIGDTLLRHIGIYAYRAGFIRRYVAWAPCPLEQIELLEQLRVLWYGEKIHVAVAKTIPSVGVDTPDDLQRVRIAMQA; translated from the coding sequence ATGAGTTTTACGGCCATCATTCCTGCGCGTTATGCGTCAACCCGCTTACCGGGCAAGCCACTGCTTGATATCCATGGTAAACCGATGGTCGTGCATGTGATGGAGCGCGCCCGTGAATCGGGTGCCAGCCGTGTCATCGTTGCTACCGATCATCCTGACGTGGCAAAGGCCGTCGAGGCGGCAGGCGGCGAAGTCTGCATGACGCGCGCCGATCACCAGTCCGGCACGGAGCGGCTGGCGGAAGTGATCGAAAAATATCAGTTTGCCGATGACGAAATCATCGTCAACGTCCAGGGCGATGAGCCGATGATCCCGGCAGAGATTGTGCGTCAGGTGGCGACCAATCTGGCGGGGTCAGCAGCGGGCATGGCGACGCTGGCGGTGCCAATTACGGATGCGGAAGAAGCTTTTAATCCGAATGCGGTGAAAGTGGTCATGGATGTGAATGGCTACGCGCTCTATTTCTCACGGGCTACCATTCCGTGGGATCGTGAACGCTATGCAGCCTCGCGCGAGCAGATCGGTGACACGCTACTGCGTCACATTGGCATCTACGCTTATCGTGCCGGTTTTATTCGCCGCTATGTTGCCTGGGCGCCTTGCCCTCTGGAACAGATTGAGCTGCTCGAGCAATTGCGCGTTTTGTGGTACGGCGAGAAAATTCATGTCGCCGTGGCGAAAACCATCCCGAGCGTGGGTGTGGATACGCCAGACGATTTGCAACGTGTTCGTATTGCCATGCAGGCCTGA
- a CDS encoding Trm112 family protein — MDHRLLEIVACPVCNGKLYFNNAQQELICKPDGLAFPVRDGIPVLLETEARTLSVEEIHP; from the coding sequence ATGGATCATCGTTTACTCGAAATCGTTGCCTGCCCGGTGTGCAATGGCAAACTCTACTTCAACAATGCACAGCAGGAGCTGATCTGCAAACCTGATGGCCTGGCCTTCCCGGTTCGTGACGGCATTCCGGTGCTGCTGGAAACGGAAGCCCGCACGCTCTCCGTCGAAGAGATTCATCCATGA
- a CDS encoding winged helix-turn-helix domain-containing protein encodes MNSPHSLSLQQARHLHLAAQGLLRAPAKRAVYQDLINCISRMSLLQIDTIHVVARSPYLVLFSRLGNYPQAWLEQALAQGELFEYWAHEACFIPRADYRLLRHRMLSPERLGWKYNAQWVADHQQAIAELLQQIRENGPVRAADFTHADNPKSGWWAWKPHKRHLENLFSAGELMVAERRNFQRVYDLRSRVMPDWQDELHGISEAEATRQMLMNSARSLGVFRAAWLADYYRLKRAPVKDFIADAEAAGDLVAVNTEGLGEMWLHRDLLPLLETPLQATHSTVLSPFDPVVWDRKRALELFNFDYRIECYTPEEKRKFGYFVLPILHRGQIKGRLDARMLRQSKQLEIKKLWLEEKTRVTARFAADIRRAIERFAAWQGAESVAILQVPDALKAHWPALWTLD; translated from the coding sequence ATGAACAGCCCGCATTCACTTTCGTTACAGCAAGCACGTCACCTTCATCTCGCCGCGCAGGGCCTGCTGCGCGCGCCGGCAAAACGCGCGGTGTATCAGGATCTGATCAACTGCATCTCCCGCATGTCGCTGCTGCAAATCGATACCATTCATGTGGTGGCCCGCAGTCCCTATCTGGTGCTGTTCAGTCGCCTGGGTAATTATCCTCAGGCATGGCTGGAGCAGGCGCTGGCGCAGGGTGAACTCTTTGAATACTGGGCGCATGAAGCCTGTTTTATTCCCCGCGCCGATTACAGACTGCTTCGTCATCGCATGTTGTCGCCTGAACGTCTGGGCTGGAAATACAACGCGCAATGGGTTGCTGACCACCAGCAGGCGATTGCTGAACTATTGCAGCAGATCCGGGAAAATGGGCCGGTGCGCGCCGCCGATTTTACGCACGCCGATAACCCGAAGTCAGGCTGGTGGGCATGGAAACCGCACAAACGTCATCTGGAAAATCTCTTCAGCGCCGGTGAGCTGATGGTCGCAGAACGCCGCAATTTTCAGCGCGTCTACGATCTGCGCAGCCGCGTAATGCCTGACTGGCAGGATGAACTGCATGGTATCAGCGAAGCCGAAGCGACCCGTCAGATGCTGATGAACAGCGCCCGCAGCTTAGGGGTTTTCCGCGCGGCCTGGCTGGCGGATTACTATCGCCTGAAGCGGGCACCCGTAAAAGACTTTATCGCTGACGCCGAGGCTGCGGGCGATCTGGTCGCCGTCAATACAGAGGGTCTGGGCGAGATGTGGCTGCATCGTGACCTGCTGCCGTTGCTGGAGACGCCGCTGCAGGCGACGCACAGCACAGTGCTTTCTCCGTTTGATCCGGTGGTCTGGGATCGCAAACGCGCGCTTGAGCTGTTTAACTTCGACTACCGTATCGAGTGCTATACCCCCGAGGAGAAGCGCAAGTTTGGCTATTTTGTGTTGCCCATCCTCCATCGCGGGCAAATAAAAGGCCGGCTTGATGCCCGTATGCTGCGTCAGTCAAAACAGCTGGAGATTAAAAAACTCTGGCTGGAAGAGAAAACCCGTGTCACGGCGCGTTTTGCAGCAGATATCCGGCGCGCTATTGAACGCTTCGCAGCCTGGCAGGGCGCAGAAAGCGTCGCCATCCTGCAGGTACCCGATGCGCTTAAAGCGCACTGGCCAGCCCTGTGGACGCTGGATTAA
- the lpxK gene encoding tetraacyldisaccharide 4'-kinase, whose amino-acid sequence MIERIWSGRSPLWLLLWPFSLLYGAITALIRFSYRRGWRKSWRAPLPVVVVGNLTAGGNGKTPVVIWLVEALQQRGLRAGVVSRGYGGKADHYPLLVTAQTSTEQAGDEPVLIAQRTGAPVAVAPRRRQAIEALLQQGSLDVVITDDGLQHYALQRDREIVVVDGVRRFGNGWWLPAGPMRERASRLRQVDAVIINGGDAQPDEIAMQLQPGLATNLLTGETCPAEQLGAVVAMAGIGHPPRFFTTLKKQGITPVAEIAFADHHAYSEDELTRLLQTGQQLLMTEKDAVKCRDFAQPDWWYLPVDAHLTGKSVTPLLADIEQLCRRTL is encoded by the coding sequence ATGATTGAACGTATCTGGAGTGGTCGCTCACCGCTATGGCTACTGCTATGGCCATTCAGCCTGCTGTATGGTGCGATCACGGCCCTGATACGTTTCAGTTACAGGCGTGGCTGGCGTAAAAGCTGGCGCGCGCCTTTGCCGGTCGTGGTGGTGGGTAACCTCACTGCCGGCGGCAACGGAAAGACGCCGGTGGTGATCTGGCTGGTTGAGGCGTTGCAGCAGCGCGGCCTGCGTGCTGGCGTCGTCTCCAGAGGGTATGGCGGCAAGGCGGATCACTATCCCTTGCTGGTCACCGCACAGACCAGCACGGAACAGGCCGGTGATGAGCCGGTTTTAATCGCTCAGCGCACCGGGGCGCCGGTCGCGGTGGCGCCCAGAAGGCGACAGGCGATTGAAGCATTACTGCAACAGGGCTCGCTGGATGTGGTCATCACTGATGACGGCCTGCAACATTACGCCCTGCAGCGCGATCGCGAGATCGTGGTGGTGGATGGCGTACGACGCTTTGGCAATGGCTGGTGGTTGCCCGCAGGTCCGATGCGCGAACGCGCTTCTCGTCTGCGGCAGGTTGATGCCGTCATCATCAACGGTGGCGACGCGCAGCCCGACGAGATTGCCATGCAGCTTCAGCCCGGGCTGGCCACCAATCTCCTGACCGGGGAAACCTGTCCAGCTGAGCAACTGGGTGCGGTAGTTGCGATGGCCGGTATAGGCCATCCTCCCCGTTTTTTCACCACGCTGAAAAAGCAGGGCATCACGCCAGTTGCAGAGATCGCCTTTGCCGATCATCATGCCTACAGCGAGGATGAGCTGACCCGATTACTCCAGACAGGCCAGCAGCTGTTGATGACCGAAAAAGACGCGGTGAAATGCCGCGACTTTGCTCAGCCTGACTGGTGGTATCTGCCGGTCGATGCTCACCTGACCGGTAAATCCGTCACGCCATTACTGGCTGATATTGAACAACTCTGTCGCCGCACGCTCTGA
- the msbA gene encoding lipid A ABC transporter ATP-binding protein/permease MsbA — MHQDKDLSTWQTFRRLWPMIAPNKAGLIAASVALIINAAGDALMLSLLKPLLDDGFGKADRSVMLWLPLVVIGLMLVRGVTSYISSYCISWVSGNVVMNIRRRLFSHMMGMPVSFFDQQSTGTLLSRITYDSEQVASSSSGALVTVVREGASIIGLFVMMFYYSWQLSLILIVLAPIVSFAIRTVSKRFRTISKSMQNTMGQVTTSAEQMLKGHKEVLIFGGQEIESERFSRVSNRMRQQGMKLVSASSISDPIIQLIASLALAFVLYAASFPSVMDTLTAGTITVVFSSMIALMRPLKSLTNVNAQFQRGMAACQTLFSILDSEQEVDNGTREMTRAKGDIEFRDVTFTYPGRDIPALRNINLSLPAGKTVALVGRSGSGKSTMASLLTRFYDIQQGEILLDGHDLREYSLRSLRNQVALVSQNVHLFNDTIANNIAYARSEQYSRAEIEQAATMAHAMDFINKMDKGLDTVIGENGVLLSGGQRQRIAIARALLRDCPILILDEATSALDTESERAIQSALDELQKNRTSLVIAHRLSTIEKADEIVVIEDGQIVERGTHQVLLAERGAYAQLHKMQFGQ, encoded by the coding sequence ATGCATCAAGATAAAGATCTCTCTACGTGGCAGACGTTTCGCCGACTCTGGCCGATGATCGCGCCTAATAAAGCGGGATTAATTGCGGCTTCAGTCGCCCTGATTATCAATGCTGCGGGCGACGCCTTAATGCTCTCACTGTTGAAACCATTACTGGATGATGGTTTTGGTAAAGCTGACAGGTCGGTGATGCTATGGCTGCCGTTAGTGGTCATTGGCCTGATGCTGGTACGCGGCGTGACCAGTTATATCTCCAGCTACTGCATCTCCTGGGTCTCAGGCAATGTCGTGATGAATATCCGCCGTCGGCTGTTCAGCCATATGATGGGAATGCCGGTTTCATTCTTTGACCAGCAGTCGACCGGCACCCTGTTGTCACGCATTACTTACGATTCCGAGCAGGTCGCCTCCTCTTCTTCCGGCGCGCTGGTGACGGTGGTGCGTGAAGGTGCTTCCATTATTGGCCTGTTTGTTATGATGTTCTACTACAGCTGGCAGCTGTCGTTGATCCTGATTGTTCTGGCACCCATCGTCTCATTTGCGATCCGTACTGTTTCAAAGCGTTTCCGCACTATCAGCAAAAGTATGCAGAACACCATGGGTCAGGTGACAACCAGCGCTGAGCAGATGCTGAAAGGTCACAAAGAAGTGCTGATTTTTGGCGGTCAGGAAATCGAATCGGAGCGCTTTTCCCGCGTCAGTAACCGTATGCGTCAGCAGGGAATGAAGCTGGTATCAGCATCCTCCATTTCGGATCCCATTATTCAGCTCATCGCATCGCTGGCACTGGCGTTTGTACTTTATGCCGCGAGCTTCCCAAGCGTCATGGATACGCTGACCGCCGGGACGATTACCGTGGTCTTCTCCTCGATGATTGCCCTGATGCGCCCGCTTAAGTCGCTGACCAACGTTAATGCCCAGTTCCAGCGTGGCATGGCGGCCTGTCAGACGCTGTTCTCTATTCTGGACAGTGAGCAGGAAGTGGACAATGGCACACGCGAAATGACCCGGGCGAAAGGCGATATCGAATTCCGTGATGTGACCTTTACCTATCCGGGCCGTGATATTCCGGCACTGCGTAATATCAATCTGTCACTGCCAGCAGGAAAAACGGTGGCGCTGGTGGGCCGTTCAGGTTCTGGTAAGTCGACGATGGCGAGCCTGCTGACCCGCTTTTATGACATTCAGCAGGGCGAAATCCTGCTGGACGGACATGACCTGAGAGAGTACAGCCTGCGTTCGCTGCGTAATCAGGTCGCGCTGGTGTCGCAGAATGTGCATCTCTTTAACGACACCATTGCCAATAACATCGCTTATGCGCGGAGTGAGCAATACAGCCGTGCAGAGATCGAGCAGGCAGCCACCATGGCGCATGCCATGGACTTTATCAATAAGATGGATAAAGGCCTGGATACAGTGATTGGCGAGAATGGCGTGCTGTTATCTGGCGGTCAGCGTCAGCGTATCGCTATTGCCCGCGCACTGCTGCGTGATTGTCCGATTCTGATCCTGGATGAAGCGACCTCTGCGCTGGATACTGAGTCAGAACGCGCCATTCAGTCTGCACTTGATGAGTTGCAGAAGAACCGTACCTCGCTGGTGATTGCGCACCGCCTCTCAACCATTGAGAAAGCGGATGAAATCGTGGTCATTGAAGATGGTCAGATTGTAGAACGCGGTACGCATCAGGTGTTGCTGGCAGAACGCGGTGCCTATGCACAACTGCATAAGATGCAATTCGGCCAATGA
- a CDS encoding DNA internalization-related competence protein ComEC/Rec2: MLTWTVLARLVIVATLPLLLMAQLPSGKMMVMLVLMGLALLHCHYPSFRWTGITLLLLAWAFNDARLMVRDIDQLSVRPATFTLEISELRKERKQIRVRLLEEEGRMIFPPRYAWLYFDTDPETYCPGQRWTMRLRLRPVHARLNEGDFDAQRFALANNTPLQGRILNQVAVSEQCNGRWRFILWHRDRTHSMPARATLEALSFGIRDEMSQQTRQLLRDTGTAHLMAISGMHIALAASTGWIITRGVQFILPARRIGYLLPLIVSWLFAATYTWLSGAQPPAARALLALTLWAITRFAGVQLNSWQVWTFCIALLLVTDPLTVLSDSFWLSVLAVGMLLVWYHWFPLPARFRHQKRWIPVQLLHLQMGMMILMVPLQVAIFNGISLTALLANLVAIPVISFITMPLITFALLLPMAPVSGFFWGAADLSVRALFHSLALLPPGWWPLSGTTWFTIMVWGSLILWRAQFFFSLPLSSCVLALAMIWSRQSHQEPGWRIDMLDIGHGLSLVISQGKEAVMYDTGPRWQNDNAGSRVIIPWLERKQLRLKQIILSHKHLDHTGGLEAITQRWPAVEVRSALAEKTHLPCVRGTQWRWRQLHFQVVWPLTAPLPGDNNDSCVVIVDDGQVRLMLTGDIEAKAERQLVALEKQGLKVDILQVPHHGSRTSSTSLLLRKTGGHTAIASLARYNAWRMPAKSVLENYRTAGFRWLDTGQSGQISIRIEQGSVQVYTLREQLMPRWYHQWFGVKRESR, from the coding sequence ATGCTGACATGGACCGTTCTGGCGCGACTGGTGATCGTTGCAACATTACCGCTATTGCTAATGGCCCAACTGCCCTCAGGTAAGATGATGGTGATGCTGGTACTGATGGGCCTCGCTCTGCTCCATTGCCATTACCCATCCTTTCGCTGGACCGGTATTACGCTGCTGTTGCTGGCATGGGCTTTTAACGATGCCCGTCTGATGGTGCGGGATATTGATCAGCTCTCCGTACGTCCCGCCACCTTTACGCTTGAGATCAGTGAACTGCGGAAAGAGAGAAAGCAAATCCGGGTTCGGCTGCTGGAAGAAGAGGGCAGAATGATATTCCCTCCCCGCTATGCCTGGCTTTATTTCGATACTGATCCGGAAACTTATTGTCCGGGACAACGCTGGACGATGCGACTTCGTTTGAGACCAGTCCATGCTCGTCTCAATGAGGGCGATTTCGATGCGCAGCGTTTTGCTCTGGCTAATAATACGCCGCTCCAGGGCAGGATCCTTAATCAGGTTGCCGTTAGCGAACAGTGTAATGGACGCTGGCGATTTATTTTATGGCATCGCGACAGGACCCACTCCATGCCTGCACGTGCCACGCTGGAGGCACTCTCCTTTGGCATCAGGGATGAAATGAGCCAGCAGACTCGCCAGTTACTTCGGGATACCGGTACTGCGCATTTAATGGCGATATCGGGCATGCATATCGCCCTGGCCGCCAGCACCGGCTGGATCATTACGCGTGGGGTGCAATTTATCCTGCCAGCCCGGCGTATCGGCTATCTCCTTCCGCTTATCGTAAGCTGGCTATTTGCTGCAACCTATACCTGGCTCTCAGGAGCACAGCCTCCCGCAGCGCGTGCATTGCTGGCCCTGACGCTGTGGGCAATAACACGGTTTGCAGGTGTACAACTCAATAGCTGGCAGGTCTGGACCTTCTGTATTGCATTGCTGCTGGTGACGGATCCGCTGACCGTTTTGTCTGACAGTTTCTGGCTCTCGGTTCTGGCTGTAGGCATGCTGCTGGTCTGGTACCACTGGTTTCCCTTGCCTGCACGATTCCGTCATCAAAAGCGATGGATTCCGGTACAACTGCTGCATTTGCAGATGGGCATGATGATTTTAATGGTGCCGTTGCAGGTAGCGATATTCAACGGGATCAGCCTGACCGCACTGCTGGCAAATCTGGTGGCAATTCCGGTCATCTCGTTCATTACCATGCCATTGATAACGTTCGCGTTGCTGCTGCCGATGGCGCCTGTATCGGGCTTCTTCTGGGGGGCGGCCGATCTCTCAGTACGTGCACTGTTTCATTCTCTGGCTTTACTGCCGCCAGGATGGTGGCCGCTGAGTGGCACAACCTGGTTTACGATTATGGTATGGGGAAGTCTGATTCTCTGGCGTGCGCAGTTCTTCTTTTCTTTGCCATTGAGCAGCTGTGTGTTGGCGCTGGCGATGATATGGAGTCGCCAGTCCCATCAGGAGCCGGGCTGGCGCATTGATATGCTGGATATCGGGCACGGATTAAGCCTGGTGATCAGTCAGGGCAAGGAGGCGGTGATGTATGACACAGGGCCGCGCTGGCAGAACGACAACGCAGGGAGTCGGGTAATCATTCCATGGCTGGAGCGCAAACAGTTACGGTTAAAACAGATCATCCTGAGTCATAAACATCTCGATCATACCGGCGGGCTGGAGGCGATTACGCAACGCTGGCCAGCGGTAGAAGTCAGAAGCGCGCTGGCAGAGAAAACGCATTTACCCTGCGTACGCGGCACGCAGTGGCGCTGGCGGCAACTCCACTTTCAGGTAGTCTGGCCGCTAACGGCACCTTTGCCGGGTGACAATAACGATTCCTGTGTGGTAATCGTTGATGATGGTCAGGTCCGGCTGATGTTAACCGGCGATATTGAAGCGAAAGCGGAACGTCAGTTGGTGGCGCTGGAAAAGCAGGGGCTGAAGGTGGATATTCTGCAGGTACCGCATCACGGCAGCCGTACCTCGTCGACCTCATTGCTGCTGCGCAAAACCGGCGGACACACCGCGATTGCCTCGCTCGCACGCTACAACGCATGGCGTATGCCCGCGAAAAGTGTTCTGGAAAACTATCGAACAGCCGGTTTTAGATGGCTGGATACGGGCCAGTCCGGACAAATCAGTATCAGGATAGAGCAGGGCAGCGTGCAGGTTTACACCCTACGGGAACAATTAATGCCCCGTTGGTATCATCAGTGGTTTGGCGTCAAACGCGAATCCAGGTAG
- the ihfB gene encoding integration host factor subunit beta yields the protein MTKSELIERLAGQHTHIPAKVVEDAVKEMLEHMATTLAQGERIEIRGFGSFSLHYRAPRTGRNPKTGDKVDLEGKYVPHFKPGKELRDRANIYG from the coding sequence ATGACCAAGTCAGAACTGATCGAAAGACTGGCGGGACAGCATACTCATATACCGGCGAAAGTCGTTGAGGATGCAGTCAAAGAGATGCTTGAGCACATGGCCACTACGCTGGCACAGGGCGAGCGCATCGAAATCCGGGGATTCGGCAGCTTTTCTTTGCACTATCGCGCTCCTCGTACTGGACGTAACCCGAAAACGGGTGACAAAGTGGATCTGGAAGGTAAATACGTTCCCCACTTTAAGCCAGGCAAAGAGCTGCGCGATCGCGCAAACATCTACGGCTAA